The following proteins are encoded in a genomic region of Planococcus lenghuensis:
- a CDS encoding DUF4357 domain-containing protein, which translates to MATERFIRKMDHSIYGRLYQFIEVDAETGEEAVVEPFSAGLFRKVEQQELRELLAIKSKRGADAVGFYREDKFFVQKGSKFTASTSAKCPKRYIKLREELILQQQLIPVHGQLLLMADIAFDSPRTAMGVVIGGWAKGLHNWRGL; encoded by the coding sequence ATGGCAACAGAACGCTTTATCCGGAAAATGGACCACAGCATCTACGGCAGGCTTTATCAATTCATCGAAGTCGACGCGGAAACAGGGGAGGAAGCGGTCGTCGAGCCGTTCAGCGCCGGGCTGTTCCGGAAAGTCGAACAGCAGGAACTGCGGGAATTGCTCGCGATCAAGTCGAAACGCGGAGCGGATGCGGTGGGCTTTTACCGGGAGGACAAGTTCTTCGTGCAGAAAGGCTCGAAATTCACCGCGTCCACTTCGGCGAAATGCCCGAAGCGGTACATCAAGCTAAGGGAAGAGCTGATTCTGCAGCAGCAGCTCATCCCGGTCCACGGCCAGCTGCTGCTGATGGCGGATATCGCGTTCGATTCCCCACGGACAGCCATGGGCGTCGTGATTGGCGGCTGGGCGAAAGGGCTGCATAATTGGAGAGGGCTGTAG
- a CDS encoding SDR family oxidoreductase: protein MKVLIAGANGQIGKHLVKFIQEDENLEAKAMIRSEEQAAYFEDLGAEVAVVNLQDDIDVIAKAAEGADAVVFTAGSGPHTGPDKTLMIDLDGAVKTIEAAKQANVKRFVMVSSFSTDREAIQSAPESFAPYVVAKHYADEWLKSTDLDYTIVHPGALTNDPGSNRVELAERVNVKEDSNYTDSIKVPREDIARVIVATLKNDATIGKSFQVIGGDTPVPEAVESI, encoded by the coding sequence ATGAAAGTATTAATTGCAGGAGCGAACGGCCAGATCGGCAAACATCTCGTGAAATTCATTCAGGAAGATGAGAACCTGGAAGCGAAAGCAATGATCCGGTCGGAAGAACAAGCGGCTTACTTCGAAGATCTCGGAGCTGAAGTGGCGGTGGTGAACCTTCAGGATGATATCGACGTAATCGCCAAGGCCGCTGAAGGCGCAGATGCAGTCGTCTTCACGGCAGGATCCGGACCGCATACCGGCCCGGATAAAACGCTCATGATCGACCTGGACGGAGCTGTCAAGACCATCGAAGCGGCAAAACAAGCCAACGTGAAACGGTTTGTGATGGTCAGTTCATTCAGCACCGACCGTGAAGCCATCCAGTCAGCCCCGGAAAGTTTCGCTCCCTACGTGGTGGCGAAGCATTACGCGGATGAATGGCTCAAATCGACTGATCTGGATTATACAATCGTGCACCCCGGTGCACTGACGAATGATCCGGGCAGCAACCGGGTGGAACTCGCTGAAAGAGTGAATGTAAAAGAAGACAGCAATTACACGGACAGCATCAAAGTCCCGCGCGAAGATATCGCAAGAGTGATTGTCGCCACGCTGAAAAATGATGCAACGATCGGCAAGAGCTTTCAGGTGATTGGCGGGGACACCCCTGTTCCGGAAGCGGTAGAATCGATCTAA
- a CDS encoding LysR family transcriptional regulator has product MKLHQLRYVIEVVACGSINEAARRLYISQPTLSKAIKELEKELGITVFTRTSTGISLSSDGAEFLGYARQVVEQADLLERRYFNTVPSRQFFSVSTQHYAFAVNAFVEMIKKHGEDEYQFTLRETRTYEIIEDVKNLRSEIGILYVSAFNEKVMLQLLKEEDLDFHVLFTAKPHIFVSSQNPLAKKPAVTLADLEEYPRLSFEQGEFNSFYYSEEIFSTISSKKSIQVSDRATLFNLLIGLNGYTISTGILSSDLNGSDIIPVPLAEEEVITVGWVVHKKTQLSRMAKVYLDELKLFIQ; this is encoded by the coding sequence ATGAAGTTGCATCAGCTGAGGTATGTGATAGAAGTGGTGGCGTGCGGTTCGATCAATGAAGCTGCCCGCAGGCTGTATATTTCCCAGCCCACTTTATCAAAGGCAATCAAAGAACTTGAGAAGGAACTTGGCATCACGGTATTCACGCGTACATCAACAGGGATCTCACTGTCTTCAGATGGAGCAGAATTTCTCGGATATGCAAGGCAGGTGGTCGAGCAGGCCGATCTGTTGGAGCGCCGCTATTTTAATACTGTTCCTTCCCGGCAATTTTTTTCAGTTTCCACCCAGCATTACGCCTTTGCGGTAAATGCGTTTGTCGAGATGATTAAAAAGCATGGAGAAGACGAATATCAATTTACTCTCCGGGAAACAAGGACCTATGAAATCATTGAAGACGTAAAAAATCTGCGCAGTGAAATCGGGATTCTGTATGTTAGCGCCTTTAACGAAAAAGTCATGCTGCAACTGCTGAAAGAGGAAGACCTGGATTTTCATGTGCTTTTTACAGCAAAACCGCATATTTTCGTCAGCTCTCAAAATCCCCTTGCGAAAAAACCGGCTGTTACTTTAGCAGATTTGGAAGAATACCCGCGCCTCAGCTTTGAACAGGGGGAGTTTAATTCATTCTATTATTCAGAAGAGATTTTCAGCACAATCTCCAGCAAAAAAAGCATCCAGGTCAGTGACCGGGCAACCTTGTTCAACCTCCTGATCGGATTGAACGGGTACACAATTTCCACAGGCATTTTAAGTTCAGATTTGAACGGCTCAGATATCATACCGGTTCCGCTTGCGGAAGAGGAAGTTATTACCGTGGGATGGGTCGTCCATAAAAAAACGCAATTGAGCCGGATGGCGAAAGTATATTTGGATGAACTGAAGCTGTTCATTCAGTAG
- a CDS encoding DUF6431 domain-containing protein — protein sequence MRCAEKVPCPCCSHTAYKVIGSRERKVREDSGESRTFIIRRLRCRGCEKIHHELPDVIVPYKRYGADVIEEATRPTGHLTVAADESTLYRWRYWFFDLIDYWLFILQSLFIQFRENETSAIDLSSRKLPAHERIGQWFGAEGGWLAKIVRPVANHHFWIHTRSAFLSNSP from the coding sequence ATTAGGTGTGCAGAAAAGGTTCCTTGTCCCTGTTGCAGTCATACAGCGTACAAGGTCATTGGCTCCAGAGAACGGAAAGTAAGAGAAGACAGCGGTGAATCCCGTACATTCATCATTAGACGGTTGCGCTGCAGGGGATGTGAAAAGATCCATCATGAATTACCGGATGTGATTGTGCCCTATAAACGATACGGTGCGGATGTCATCGAGGAGGCGACCCGCCCCACTGGCCACCTGACGGTGGCAGCTGATGAATCGACCCTTTATCGTTGGCGGTATTGGTTCTTTGATCTGATCGATTACTGGCTCTTTATCCTTCAATCTCTCTTCATCCAGTTCCGGGAAAATGAGACCTCAGCGATCGACCTGTCCAGTCGGAAGCTGCCTGCGCATGAGCGAATTGGACAATGGTTTGGTGCAGAAGGCGGATGGCTGGCAAAGATTGTCCGCCCGGTTGCCAACCATCATTTTTGGATACATACCCGTTCTGCCTTTTTGTCCAACAGTCCGTGA
- a CDS encoding SulP family inorganic anion transporter has product MSTKSFALLNLPEGYNRSFLKRDVMAGLLVFIMLVPQGMAYALLAGLPPVMGLYASTIPLIIYALLGSSRHLAVGPVAMASIFPECHSLLSHKAKNMCNSSSFLH; this is encoded by the coding sequence TTGTCTACCAAATCGTTCGCTTTGTTAAATCTTCCCGAAGGCTATAACCGATCTTTCCTGAAAAGAGATGTCATGGCTGGCCTTCTCGTTTTTATCATGCTGGTGCCGCAGGGGATGGCATATGCGCTGCTTGCGGGTCTGCCTCCGGTAATGGGGCTATATGCTTCGACCATTCCGCTTATTATTTACGCGCTGCTTGGGTCCTCCCGTCATTTGGCGGTTGGTCCGGTGGCGATGGCTTCTATTTTTCCGGAGTGTCACAGTTTGCTGAGCCACAAAGCCAAGAATATGTGCAACTCGTCATCCTTCTTACATTGA
- a CDS encoding 5-methyltetrahydropteroyltriglutamate--homocysteine S-methyltransferase, translating into MMQTLTDTKQNPTIFRADQVGSLLRSDLIKKARAQRVDGEISSDQLRQVEDQEISRIVSKQKEIGLQAVTDGEFRRAWWHFDFLEDLVGVEGFWTGNGIQFHQQQTKSRAIKVTDKLDFGAHPMLQDFKFLHQTAGDHVAKFTIPSPSMLHFRGEVDRAVYPDDEEFFNDLAETYKKALQAFYDAGCRYLQLDDTAWAYLCSEEQKAQLRAKGTDPDYLVKMYLQTLNKALADRPADLNVTMHICRGNFRSTWISSGGYEPVAEQLFGHLNIDGFFLEYDNDRAGGFEPLRFVNRPDLNIVLGLVTSKFGELESKETIKRRIEEATQYVGLNQLSLSPQCGFASTEEGNILTEEQQWAKLRHVVDIAGDVWK; encoded by the coding sequence ATGATGCAAACATTAACGGATACCAAACAAAACCCGACAATTTTCCGGGCTGACCAGGTTGGCAGTCTTCTACGGTCGGATTTGATCAAAAAAGCGCGCGCACAGAGAGTTGACGGGGAAATTTCTTCCGATCAATTGCGACAAGTCGAGGATCAGGAAATTAGCCGGATCGTTTCGAAACAGAAGGAAATTGGACTGCAGGCCGTGACGGACGGCGAGTTCCGCAGAGCCTGGTGGCATTTTGACTTTCTGGAAGACCTGGTTGGCGTAGAGGGTTTTTGGACAGGGAACGGGATTCAGTTCCACCAACAGCAAACAAAGTCCCGCGCCATTAAAGTAACAGACAAACTGGACTTCGGAGCTCATCCGATGCTACAGGATTTCAAGTTTCTTCATCAAACAGCCGGGGACCATGTGGCGAAATTCACCATTCCAAGCCCGAGCATGCTCCACTTCCGCGGCGAGGTCGATCGGGCGGTTTATCCCGACGACGAAGAATTCTTCAATGATTTAGCCGAGACGTATAAAAAAGCATTGCAGGCCTTCTATGATGCAGGCTGCCGTTATTTACAGCTGGATGATACCGCCTGGGCCTACCTGTGTTCAGAAGAGCAAAAAGCGCAGCTCCGCGCAAAAGGAACGGATCCCGACTACCTCGTCAAAATGTATTTGCAGACGTTGAATAAAGCATTGGCGGACCGACCCGCCGACTTGAACGTAACCATGCATATTTGCCGCGGGAATTTCCGGTCGACCTGGATTTCTTCCGGTGGCTATGAACCGGTCGCAGAGCAATTATTCGGACACCTGAACATCGACGGCTTTTTCCTGGAATATGACAATGACCGCGCAGGCGGGTTTGAACCGCTCCGTTTTGTAAACAGACCCGACCTAAACATTGTCCTGGGACTGGTGACATCGAAATTCGGGGAATTGGAAAGCAAAGAAACCATCAAAAGACGAATTGAAGAAGCTACGCAGTACGTCGGTCTGAACCAGCTCAGCCTGAGCCCTCAATGCGGGTTTGCCTCCACTGAAGAAGGCAATATACTGACAGAAGAACAGCAGTGGGCGAAGCTTCGGCATGTCGTGGATATCGCCGGGGACGTCTGGAAATAA
- a CDS encoding SulP family inorganic anion transporter yields the protein MQIILGMINAGAFIKFISPSVISGFTSAVAILIGLSQLGNFLGISLSSQSQLYPILRDLTMNLGSVHLATFFIGILSLVVLIGGRELTTRFPFPFLVVVLGISAVVLFDLDEKGVGIVGEVPKGFPDFSFPVVDLYAMQMLVPTSLTIALIAMMESLAITKTLAAKDSPPLNVNKELRAIGFANAVGSLFSSYTVTGSFSRSAVNHRAGAVSQVSAIVTALGVLLTLAYLTPLFYYLPKTVLAAIILSAVFGLINIGTFKNMLRIKPSDGWVWLVTFVATLLVGIQWGLLIGVGFSLCILIDRISHPYIAELGLDEKSRMYRDIEHFPKAKLLPNTLIIRVDARRHFSNVDYFNRVVERKIQKARKDQAEPLDIIIDMAGVNDIDTMGIEALENLMKKYHNQEDTNFWLVQLKGGIRELLQRAEWEQRFPDAQAHNSLEKLIKEREKSVEYMI from the coding sequence ATGCAGATTATATTAGGGATGATCAATGCAGGCGCATTTATTAAATTCATTTCCCCGAGCGTAATCAGCGGGTTCACATCTGCAGTTGCCATTCTTATTGGATTGAGCCAGCTCGGCAACTTTCTGGGAATTAGCTTATCCAGCCAAAGCCAGTTGTATCCGATTCTGCGAGACCTGACGATGAACTTAGGGAGCGTTCACCTTGCGACCTTTTTTATTGGGATTCTCAGTCTCGTTGTCTTGATCGGGGGCAGAGAGCTGACGACCCGCTTTCCATTTCCGTTTCTGGTGGTGGTCCTCGGGATATCAGCGGTTGTGCTCTTTGACCTGGATGAAAAGGGCGTGGGCATTGTTGGAGAGGTTCCAAAAGGCTTCCCGGATTTTTCTTTTCCGGTGGTTGATCTATATGCTATGCAGATGCTCGTTCCGACCTCATTGACGATTGCATTGATTGCGATGATGGAATCGTTGGCTATTACAAAAACATTGGCAGCAAAAGACAGTCCGCCGTTAAATGTAAACAAAGAATTGCGAGCCATCGGTTTTGCTAATGCTGTCGGTTCTTTGTTTTCTTCCTATACGGTGACCGGAAGCTTTTCCAGAAGTGCCGTCAATCATCGTGCTGGAGCAGTGTCCCAAGTGTCTGCTATTGTGACAGCGCTCGGTGTGTTGCTTACTTTAGCGTATTTGACGCCCCTTTTTTACTATCTGCCAAAAACCGTTTTGGCAGCCATTATCCTTTCCGCTGTTTTCGGGCTGATCAATATCGGAACATTCAAGAATATGTTGCGAATCAAGCCTTCTGATGGGTGGGTGTGGCTTGTTACCTTTGTGGCAACTTTATTGGTTGGAATTCAGTGGGGCTTATTGATCGGTGTCGGTTTTTCGCTCTGTATCTTAATCGACCGGATTTCGCATCCTTATATAGCTGAATTGGGCTTGGATGAAAAAAGTAGAATGTATAGAGACATTGAGCATTTTCCAAAGGCGAAGCTATTGCCGAATACCTTGATCATCCGAGTTGATGCACGGCGTCATTTTTCAAATGTCGACTATTTTAATCGAGTGGTTGAACGAAAGATACAAAAAGCAAGAAAAGACCAGGCAGAACCATTGGATATTATTATCGATATGGCAGGGGTGAATGATATCGATACAATGGGTATAGAAGCATTGGAGAATTTGATGAAGAAATACCATAACCAGGAAGACACCAATTTTTGGCTGGTCCAGCTGAAAGGAGGGATTCGCGAGTTGTTGCAGCGAGCTGAGTGGGAACAGCGTTTCCCTGATGCCCAAGCACACAACTCGCTTGAGAAATTGATCAAAGAAAGAGAAAAGTCGGTTGAGTATATGATTTAG
- a CDS encoding MFS transporter — MRIVQTTQVVAESKFNKFHLLVFLWCFFAIAFDGFDIALYGIGLPLMMEEFNLTLVEAGAIGSYTLVGMMLGSFLLGSLSDVVGRKKILAICMFLFSVFSLLAGLAPNAFVFTVMRFIAALGMGGLMPAVIAVMTEYSPKKNRAMIVAGMYCGYSIGAIVASLTGMYLMENLGWRFLYWLGIIPLITLPFFLKQFPESLSYHIVRDNGEKVAGILNRIDPEGNYQATDDYEYKSVKERTKGFPAKKLFSDNRAVSTIAFWVMVFSGLLMIYGLNTWLPKIMQGAGYGITSSLSFILVLAVGQIAGSLLGGYFVDRVGHRKVLLSMYFLGALSFVSLSITSNLLLLYVLIAIGGACTGGTQNLVNPYISEFYPQEIRSTGLSMAVGIGRTGAIVAPLIIGYLLATNWDPQNAFIAFAIPSLLGGIALYVVQERHGNFNRSVTPPAVSKGSTSYHAAGGSR, encoded by the coding sequence ATGCGGATTGTACAGACGACGCAGGTTGTAGCGGAAAGCAAATTCAATAAATTTCATTTGCTCGTGTTTCTTTGGTGTTTCTTTGCCATTGCTTTTGACGGGTTTGATATTGCGTTGTACGGCATCGGATTGCCGTTGATGATGGAAGAATTCAACTTAACGCTTGTAGAAGCAGGAGCGATCGGTAGTTACACGCTCGTCGGAATGATGCTTGGTTCCTTCCTGCTCGGTTCGCTTTCCGACGTTGTCGGGCGAAAGAAAATATTGGCGATTTGCATGTTTTTATTCAGCGTATTTTCCCTGTTGGCCGGTTTGGCCCCTAATGCTTTTGTCTTTACAGTGATGCGCTTTATCGCGGCGCTCGGAATGGGCGGGCTGATGCCGGCTGTCATTGCCGTCATGACCGAATATTCACCGAAGAAGAACCGGGCCATGATTGTGGCGGGAATGTATTGCGGCTATTCCATCGGGGCGATTGTTGCTTCGCTGACGGGCATGTACTTGATGGAAAATCTCGGCTGGCGGTTCTTATACTGGCTTGGGATCATCCCGCTCATCACGCTGCCCTTCTTTCTCAAACAATTCCCGGAATCCCTTTCCTATCATATCGTCCGGGACAACGGCGAAAAAGTGGCGGGCATTTTAAACAGAATTGATCCTGAGGGAAATTACCAGGCGACCGATGACTATGAATACAAGAGCGTGAAAGAACGGACGAAAGGATTTCCTGCCAAAAAGCTGTTTTCAGACAACCGGGCTGTCAGCACAATCGCTTTTTGGGTCATGGTGTTCAGCGGCCTTCTTATGATCTACGGGCTGAATACGTGGCTTCCCAAAATCATGCAGGGAGCCGGCTATGGCATTACGTCCAGCTTATCCTTCATCCTGGTTTTGGCAGTAGGGCAAATAGCCGGATCCTTGCTGGGCGGTTATTTCGTCGACCGGGTCGGGCACCGGAAAGTGCTGCTGTCCATGTATTTCCTGGGAGCTCTCTCTTTTGTCTCACTGAGCATAACGTCTAATCTTCTCCTGTTATATGTATTGATCGCGATAGGCGGCGCATGCACAGGAGGCACGCAAAATCTCGTGAATCCGTATATATCCGAATTCTACCCGCAGGAAATCCGTTCAACCGGCTTAAGTATGGCTGTCGGCATCGGCCGGACCGGCGCAATCGTGGCCCCGTTGATTATCGGTTATCTCCTGGCAACCAACTGGGATCCGCAGAACGCCTTCATCGCATTTGCGATTCCAAGCCTGCTTGGCGGCATCGCCCTTTATGTGGTCCAGGAACGGCATGGAAATTTCAACAGGTCCGTAACGCCGCCTGCAGTTTCCAAAGGGAGCACGTCCTACCATGCAGCGGGTGGTTCCAGATAA
- a CDS encoding ExeA family protein, producing MFESFFEMRATPFSRDIPTAELYESNQLEEILGRLNYAAERQLFAVMTGECGLGKTTAIRRFTDQLDPSRFKLLYLSDSKLTPRHFYKGLLEQLGLESKFYRGDAKRQLHREIELMKGIHKLTPVCVVDEAHLLDREMLEEVRFLLNFRMDAQSPMALIMVGQNELWERLQLQSFAAIRQRIDIQFRLHHLDRAETEQYMNKHLSFSGVGRDIFSESAIDEVFSYSSGASRLINKLATHCLLFAAQNGNRIIDDRMVKKVIEGELA from the coding sequence ATGTTTGAATCGTTCTTTGAGATGCGTGCCACGCCGTTCTCCCGGGACATCCCGACCGCCGAATTGTACGAATCGAATCAGCTGGAAGAAATCCTTGGCCGGCTGAACTATGCCGCAGAACGGCAGCTCTTCGCGGTCATGACCGGTGAATGCGGACTCGGAAAGACCACCGCCATCCGCCGGTTTACGGATCAACTGGATCCTTCGCGCTTTAAGCTGCTTTATCTGTCAGACTCAAAGTTGACGCCCCGGCATTTCTATAAGGGGCTGTTGGAACAATTGGGACTCGAGTCCAAGTTTTATCGGGGCGATGCCAAGCGGCAACTGCATCGCGAAATCGAACTGATGAAAGGCATCCATAAGCTGACGCCCGTCTGTGTGGTGGATGAAGCCCACTTACTCGACCGGGAGATGTTGGAAGAGGTGCGGTTCCTCCTGAACTTCCGCATGGATGCCCAGAGTCCGATGGCGCTGATCATGGTCGGGCAGAACGAACTGTGGGAGCGCCTTCAGCTCCAATCCTTCGCAGCTATCCGCCAGCGGATTGATATCCAATTCCGGCTGCATCATCTTGACCGGGCGGAGACCGAACAGTACATGAACAAACATCTTTCCTTCTCAGGTGTCGGACGGGATATCTTCAGCGAATCCGCGATTGATGAGGTGTTCAGCTATTCGAGTGGTGCGTCGCGCCTCATCAACAAGCTGGCAACGCATTGCCTGTTGTTTGCGGCGCAGAATGGAAATCGCATCATCGACGACCGGATGGTGAAGAAAGTGATCGAGGGAGAACTGGCCTAG
- a CDS encoding GGDEF domain-containing protein yields MKKSYSFFLFIIYLLTGIGTALLLLVCISWLTDMQLGSRESLLGASIGVGLLLGSVNFVIFHFFVQHLAKHFRSVLQQVREGDFSARTSLKSYDVIGELADDVNKAIELLEKTKTQIQCDDLTGLPNRQYLHEYFIKNRERTAPGKMAFLFFDLDKFKQINDRFGHDIGDQVLIEVGKRVQDSLEEGEALVRLSGDEFLLVSPLRNEGDIPQLANRLTRQFQKPFQIGQVRIPVNLSIGVSVYPNHGTELTELLKKADFAMYEAKNNHRHQYRLYREQMLKTSKLSNY; encoded by the coding sequence TTGAAAAAAAGCTACAGCTTCTTCCTATTCATCATTTATCTTCTGACAGGCATCGGCACCGCGCTGCTGCTGCTCGTCTGCATCTCCTGGCTGACGGATATGCAGCTGGGGAGCAGGGAATCCCTGCTGGGCGCTTCCATCGGTGTCGGGCTGCTTCTGGGCTCGGTCAATTTCGTGATTTTCCATTTCTTTGTCCAGCACCTTGCCAAGCATTTCCGCTCGGTTCTCCAGCAGGTGCGGGAAGGGGATTTCAGTGCGAGGACGTCCCTGAAGAGCTATGATGTGATCGGTGAATTGGCGGATGACGTCAATAAGGCCATCGAACTTCTTGAAAAAACGAAAACCCAGATTCAATGTGACGATCTCACCGGCCTGCCGAACCGCCAGTATCTTCATGAGTATTTCATAAAAAACAGAGAGCGCACGGCGCCGGGGAAAATGGCGTTCCTGTTCTTCGATCTGGATAAATTCAAACAGATCAATGACCGGTTCGGCCATGACATCGGCGACCAGGTGCTGATCGAGGTGGGAAAACGGGTGCAGGATTCCCTTGAAGAAGGCGAGGCGCTGGTCCGCCTGAGCGGCGATGAATTTCTGTTGGTCAGTCCGTTACGGAACGAAGGGGACATTCCGCAGCTGGCGAACCGGCTGACGCGCCAATTCCAAAAGCCTTTCCAAATCGGCCAAGTCAGGATTCCCGTAAATTTAAGCATCGGCGTCAGCGTATATCCGAACCATGGGACGGAACTGACGGAATTGCTCAAGAAAGCGGATTTTGCGATGTATGAAGCCAAGAACAACCACCGCCACCAGTACCGGCTGTACCGGGAACAGATGCTGAAAACAAGCAAGCTGTCCAATTACTGA
- a CDS encoding helix-turn-helix domain-containing protein: MNHYLLSLGGSFAEIRQVLNLTQDDLANLIGVSRPTIVKIEQDPSRLTKTVAYAFFVAISYELQKRIEEVEKIDPEQYKDPESIYPFANKIKGASVLSTGAIVTISGLATGALLPGIGLAFAAAAGLKYASLKQKMKDDLRGKVELEKWDENKARIIIEEVKKKLSEDRKRVTSYFQIGDLNTVCFVKKVKESEQVYDKSTDAT, encoded by the coding sequence GTGAATCACTACCTTCTGTCATTAGGTGGCTCATTTGCTGAAATCAGACAAGTTTTAAACCTGACTCAAGACGATTTAGCGAACTTGATAGGAGTAAGCAGACCGACAATAGTTAAAATTGAACAAGACCCATCACGCTTGACGAAAACTGTCGCATACGCGTTTTTCGTAGCCATATCCTATGAATTGCAAAAGCGTATAGAAGAAGTGGAGAAGATTGACCCTGAGCAATATAAGGACCCTGAATCCATATATCCTTTTGCCAACAAAATCAAAGGAGCATCGGTATTATCGACAGGAGCTATAGTTACGATTTCGGGACTTGCAACAGGAGCCTTGCTTCCAGGTATCGGGTTGGCGTTCGCCGCTGCTGCTGGATTAAAATATGCATCACTAAAGCAAAAAATGAAGGATGATCTAAGAGGAAAAGTAGAATTAGAAAAATGGGATGAAAACAAAGCCCGAATCATAATTGAAGAAGTTAAAAAGAAACTGAGTGAGGATCGGAAAAGGGTAACATCTTATTTTCAAATAGGGGATTTAAATACTGTCTGCTTTGTGAAGAAAGTAAAAGAAAGCGAACAGGTTTATGACAAGTCAACTGATGCAACGTAA
- a CDS encoding DDE-type integrase/transposase/recombinase: protein MARTKAEELATHRFQMIAPLLNEKLDAQELQKLRRQICERHGLSERTIRRYVAQFKKEGFEGLKQKPYRSVPRELQDHVVEQAILLRREVPSRSIASIIQILEWDGVVAKGELKRSTLQERLSKQGYSARQMKMYHETSGAVRRFQKRRRNALWHSDIKYGPYLPIGPNGTKKQVYMVAFLDDATRFPLHVAFYPMLDARCVEDAFRESIRKHGVPESVYFDNGKQYRTKWMARTCSKLGTRLLYARPYSPESTGKVERFNRTFDEFLQEVRLEEPKTVDELNGWLDVWVKERYAHKPHSALDGKTPFEAFRNESTQLRSVSAEELAHAFLHAETRKVDKSGCISFQDRKYEVGLNFVGCKVEITFDPQDTRELTVDYPGYDSWKAREMVITEKTGKRPALPEKMTKEPAGSSRLLQGAKKVNADRKAAAVTPSVPAVSFRHIGKGGAEHV from the coding sequence GTGGCAAGGACAAAAGCGGAAGAACTCGCAACCCATCGGTTTCAGATGATTGCGCCTCTATTGAATGAAAAGTTGGATGCCCAGGAACTGCAAAAGCTCCGCCGGCAAATCTGTGAGCGGCACGGCCTCTCCGAACGCACCATCCGACGCTACGTCGCGCAGTTCAAGAAGGAAGGCTTTGAAGGGCTGAAGCAGAAACCATACCGTTCGGTTCCCCGGGAGCTTCAAGATCACGTGGTGGAGCAGGCAATCCTCCTGAGACGAGAGGTTCCGAGCCGGAGCATCGCCTCGATTATCCAGATTCTTGAGTGGGACGGTGTCGTCGCAAAAGGCGAATTGAAGCGCAGCACGTTACAGGAACGCCTGTCAAAACAAGGGTATAGCGCCCGTCAGATGAAAATGTATCATGAGACATCGGGCGCCGTGCGGCGATTTCAGAAACGCCGTCGGAATGCCCTCTGGCATTCGGATATCAAATACGGACCCTACCTGCCGATCGGGCCAAACGGGACGAAGAAACAGGTCTACATGGTGGCGTTCCTGGATGATGCGACCCGCTTCCCGCTCCATGTGGCATTCTATCCGATGTTGGATGCGCGCTGCGTGGAAGATGCATTTCGTGAATCCATCCGGAAGCATGGGGTACCGGAGAGCGTCTACTTCGACAACGGCAAGCAATATCGCACCAAATGGATGGCGCGAACCTGTTCCAAGCTCGGCACACGGCTTTTATATGCCCGCCCCTATTCACCAGAATCGACCGGCAAGGTCGAGCGGTTCAATCGAACCTTTGACGAGTTCCTGCAGGAAGTGCGACTCGAAGAACCGAAGACCGTCGATGAACTGAACGGCTGGTTGGATGTCTGGGTGAAAGAGCGCTACGCCCACAAACCACACAGCGCACTGGACGGCAAGACGCCATTTGAAGCGTTTCGCAACGAATCGACCCAGCTCCGTTCGGTCTCAGCCGAAGAGCTGGCCCATGCCTTCCTGCATGCGGAGACGCGGAAAGTCGATAAATCGGGCTGCATCAGTTTCCAGGACCGCAAATATGAAGTCGGTCTCAACTTTGTCGGCTGCAAGGTGGAAATTACGTTTGATCCGCAGGACACCCGCGAACTGACCGTCGACTATCCAGGTTATGATAGCTGGAAAGCGCGGGAAATGGTCATCACCGAGAAGACTGGGAAGCGACCAGCGCTACCGGAAAAGATGACGAAAGAACCTGCCGGTTCATCTCGCCTCCTGCAAGGGGCCAAAAAAGTGAACGCGGACCGCAAGGCAGCTGCCGTGACACCGAGTGTGCCGGCCGTGAGCTTCCGTCACATCGGAAAAGGGGGTGCGGAACATGTTTGA